Proteins encoded by one window of Thermococcus sp. Bubb.Bath:
- a CDS encoding OsmC family protein — MSEPVKGKVEWFKDYQFIGRVESDSCSVILGEGGISPMKLLLLSVAGCTAYDVVMILQKMREPVEGLEVEISGERREEHPRIYNKVHLHYRIKGNVNPEKAKRAIELSQDKYCSASAHVKLSGAELTYSFEILPEE, encoded by the coding sequence ATGTCGGAACCGGTTAAGGGAAAGGTTGAATGGTTTAAGGATTACCAGTTCATTGGGCGCGTTGAGAGCGACAGCTGCTCTGTGATACTCGGAGAGGGTGGAATAAGTCCTATGAAGCTCCTCCTCCTGAGTGTTGCGGGCTGCACGGCCTACGACGTCGTAATGATACTCCAGAAGATGCGCGAGCCCGTAGAGGGCCTAGAGGTCGAGATAAGCGGTGAGAGGAGGGAGGAGCACCCAAGGATATACAATAAGGTGCACCTCCACTACAGGATAAAGGGAAACGTGAACCCGGAAAAGGCCAAGCGCGCTATAGAGCTCAGCCAGGACAAGTACTGCTCCGCCTCGGCCCACGTCAAGCTCAGCGGGGCCGAGCTGACGTACTCATTCGAGATTCTCCCCGAGGAGTAG
- a CDS encoding PLP-dependent aminotransferase family protein, whose amino-acid sequence MEEKAKKLEKKLAAKPLNFESFFSKKAMEMKASEIRELLKLVETSDVISLAGGLPAPETFPVEVIKNITSEVLEKHADKALQYGTTKGFTPLRLALARWMEKRYGIPMSKVEIMTVAGSQEALDLIGRVFINPGDVIAVEGPTYLAAIQAFKYYDPEFLSIPMDDKGMIVDILEDKLTELEREGRRLKVLYTVSTFQNPMGVTMSVERRKRLVELADEYDFLIVEDSPYTELRYSGEPVPPIKHFDDYGRVIYLGTFSKILAPGFRVGWIAAHPHLIRKMEIAKQSIDLCTNMLGQVIAWKYVEDGHLDRHIPEIVEFYRPRRDAMLGALEEYMPEGIRWTKPNGGMFVWVTLPEGIDSKLMLEKAVSKGVAYVPGEAFFAHREVKNAMRLNFTYVPEEKIREGVKRLAEVVEEELQRIKG is encoded by the coding sequence ATGGAGGAAAAGGCAAAGAAACTTGAAAAGAAGCTCGCCGCCAAGCCCTTGAACTTTGAATCGTTCTTCTCCAAGAAGGCCATGGAAATGAAGGCCTCAGAGATAAGGGAACTCCTCAAACTCGTCGAGACCAGCGATGTTATAAGTCTAGCCGGTGGGCTTCCGGCCCCGGAGACCTTCCCCGTTGAAGTTATAAAGAACATAACCTCGGAGGTTCTTGAGAAGCACGCTGACAAAGCCCTTCAATACGGTACGACCAAAGGATTCACTCCACTGCGCCTCGCCCTCGCAAGGTGGATGGAAAAGCGCTATGGTATACCAATGAGCAAAGTTGAGATAATGACCGTCGCCGGCTCCCAGGAGGCTTTAGACCTGATTGGAAGGGTATTCATCAACCCGGGCGACGTTATAGCGGTTGAAGGACCGACGTACCTCGCGGCCATTCAGGCTTTCAAGTACTATGACCCAGAGTTCCTCTCAATACCCATGGATGACAAAGGGATGATCGTGGACATCCTCGAGGATAAGCTAACCGAACTTGAGCGTGAGGGGAGGAGACTTAAGGTTCTCTACACCGTCTCAACATTCCAGAACCCCATGGGCGTCACCATGAGTGTAGAGAGAAGAAAAAGGCTCGTCGAACTGGCTGATGAATATGACTTCCTCATCGTCGAGGACAGTCCCTACACGGAGCTTCGGTACTCAGGTGAGCCAGTTCCACCAATAAAACACTTTGATGACTATGGAAGAGTCATCTACCTAGGCACATTCTCAAAGATACTAGCCCCAGGCTTTAGGGTTGGCTGGATAGCAGCTCATCCGCACCTCATAAGGAAGATGGAGATAGCAAAACAGAGCATTGACCTCTGCACCAACATGCTTGGCCAGGTAATAGCTTGGAAGTACGTTGAGGACGGCCATCTTGATAGACACATACCCGAGATAGTAGAGTTCTACAGGCCAAGACGCGATGCCATGCTGGGGGCACTTGAGGAGTATATGCCAGAGGGAATCAGATGGACAAAGCCCAATGGCGGAATGTTCGTGTGGGTAACCCTTCCAGAAGGCATAGACTCAAAGCTCATGCTCGAAAAGGCCGTATCGAAAGGCGTTGCCTACGTACCTGGAGAGGCCTTCTTCGCCCACAGAGAGGTTAAGAACGCCATGAGACTCAACTTCACATACGTTCCGGAGGAAAAGATACGCGAGGGCGTGAAGCGGCTCGCAGAGGTCGTGGAAGAGGAACTCCAGAGGATAAAGGGCTGA
- the snatA gene encoding neutral amino acid NAAT transporter SnatA produces MIGLLKYFILLYGGLFAITNPIGAVPVFLSVTHDLSWRERREIATKTSITVVVTLVIFALIGEWIFKFFGSTTDAFAIAGGILLFKMAMEMLSGKLSSVKISTEETEKFSEEVITLEEVAIIPLAIPLISGPGAITTVMLYMAKSGHVSNKATVIGSIVAIGLTVWLILCSSNRIQKRLGRVGIKVMTRMMGLILTSMAIQMIINGIKGAFGL; encoded by the coding sequence GTGATAGGTCTCCTCAAGTATTTCATACTTCTCTACGGTGGGCTGTTCGCGATAACGAATCCAATAGGTGCCGTTCCGGTTTTCCTGAGTGTTACCCACGATCTATCTTGGAGAGAGAGGCGGGAGATAGCGACGAAAACTTCTATAACCGTTGTCGTGACCCTCGTCATCTTCGCACTCATCGGCGAGTGGATATTCAAGTTCTTCGGATCAACCACTGACGCGTTCGCCATAGCCGGCGGTATTCTCCTCTTCAAGATGGCCATGGAGATGCTCTCCGGAAAGCTGTCATCTGTAAAGATAAGCACCGAGGAGACCGAGAAGTTCAGCGAAGAAGTGATCACGCTGGAGGAAGTGGCCATAATCCCCCTCGCGATTCCACTTATCTCCGGCCCTGGAGCTATAACAACGGTCATGCTCTACATGGCCAAAAGCGGTCACGTTTCCAATAAGGCGACGGTGATAGGGAGCATAGTGGCGATAGGCCTTACGGTGTGGCTGATCCTCTGCTCCTCAAACAGAATACAGAAGCGGCTTGGAAGAGTCGGCATCAAGGTCATGACGAGGATGATGGGTCTCATACTGACCTCGATGGCGATTCAGATGATAATCAACGGTATAAAGGGAGCTTTTGGCCTCTGA
- the tuf gene encoding translation elongation factor EF-1 subunit alpha, translated as MAKEKPHINIVFIGHVDHGKSTTVGRLLFDSQNIPENIIQKFEQMGEKGKSFKFAWVMDRLKEERERGITIDVAHTKFETPHRYITIIDAPGHRDFVKNMITGASQADAAVLVVAATDGVMPQTKEHAFLARTLGINYMIVSINKMDMVNYDEKKFKQVADQVKKLLMMLGYKDVQIIPTSAWEGDNIVHKSDKMPWYNGPTLFEALDQIPEPPKPTDKPLRIPIQDVYSIKGVGTVPVGRVETGVLKVGDVVIFEPASTIFHKAIQGEVKSIEMHHEPMQEAYPGDNIGFNVRGVGKNDIKRGDVAGHTTNPPTVVRPKDTFKAQIIVLNHPTAITVGYTPVLHAHTLQVAVKFEELLAKLDPRTGNVVEQNPQFIKTGDSAIVVLRPTKPMVIEPVKEIPQMGRFAIRDMGQTVAAGMVISIQKAE; from the coding sequence ATGGCTAAGGAGAAGCCACACATTAACATTGTCTTTATCGGACACGTCGACCACGGTAAGAGCACCACCGTCGGAAGGCTCCTGTTCGACAGCCAGAACATTCCGGAGAACATCATCCAGAAGTTCGAGCAGATGGGTGAGAAGGGCAAGTCCTTCAAGTTCGCCTGGGTTATGGACAGGCTCAAGGAGGAGCGCGAGAGGGGTATCACCATCGACGTTGCCCACACCAAGTTCGAGACCCCTCACAGGTACATCACCATCATCGACGCTCCAGGCCACAGGGACTTCGTTAAGAATATGATCACCGGTGCCAGCCAGGCCGACGCCGCCGTTCTCGTCGTCGCCGCCACCGACGGTGTCATGCCGCAGACCAAGGAGCACGCCTTCCTTGCCAGAACCCTCGGTATCAACTACATGATCGTCAGCATTAACAAGATGGACATGGTCAACTACGACGAGAAGAAGTTCAAGCAGGTCGCCGACCAGGTCAAGAAGCTCCTCATGATGCTCGGCTACAAGGACGTCCAGATCATCCCGACCAGCGCTTGGGAGGGCGACAACATCGTCCACAAGAGCGACAAGATGCCCTGGTACAACGGCCCGACCCTCTTCGAGGCCCTCGACCAGATACCGGAGCCGCCAAAGCCGACCGACAAGCCGCTCCGCATCCCGATCCAGGACGTCTACTCCATCAAGGGTGTCGGTACCGTCCCGGTTGGTCGTGTTGAGACCGGTGTCCTCAAGGTCGGTGATGTCGTCATCTTCGAGCCAGCCAGCACCATCTTCCACAAGGCCATACAGGGTGAGGTCAAGAGCATCGAGATGCACCACGAGCCCATGCAGGAAGCCTACCCAGGTGACAACATCGGTTTCAACGTCCGTGGCGTTGGTAAGAATGACATAAAACGCGGTGACGTTGCCGGACACACCACCAACCCACCGACCGTCGTCAGGCCGAAGGACACCTTCAAGGCCCAGATCATCGTCCTCAACCACCCGACCGCTATCACCGTCGGCTACACCCCTGTCCTCCACGCGCACACCCTCCAGGTAGCAGTCAAGTTCGAGGAGCTCCTCGCCAAGCTCGACCCGAGGACGGGTAACGTCGTCGAGCAGAACCCACAGTTCATCAAGACCGGTGACTCAGCCATCGTTGTCCTCAGGCCAACCAAGCCGATGGTCATCGAGCCGGTCAAGGAGATCCCGCAGATGGGCAGGTTTGCCATCCGTGACATGGGCCAGACAGTTGCTGCGGGTATGGTTATATCCATCCAGAAGGCCGAGTGA
- a CDS encoding gamma-glutamyl-gamma-aminobutyrate hydrolase family protein: protein MVIVKPLIGIIVGNGIDLSEIARQFLVVRKAGGIPAAFDTSGDPLDIANVVDGIVLMDGPDVHPYFYGEDPSPHLGNVDYSRDKFEIELFKNALKTEVPVLGISRGMHIMNVATGGNLYQDLAKEIPKAIKHDWDIGNTSPFQRLHSIRMKTSTHLYESLKDSLSVSSTNEVFLQVNSFHHQGIKRVGEGFKPVAFSIDGIPEAIEMDEGFYIGVQWRPEYLDEMNGLYKAFIEAARESQRRRINRENIELEEPKS, encoded by the coding sequence GTGGTGATAGTGAAACCGCTCATTGGAATCATAGTAGGAAATGGAATAGATCTATCAGAAATCGCTAGACAGTTCTTGGTTGTGAGGAAAGCAGGGGGAATTCCAGCGGCTTTTGACACTTCAGGTGACCCCTTGGACATTGCGAACGTTGTCGATGGGATAGTACTCATGGATGGTCCAGACGTCCACCCCTACTTCTACGGTGAGGACCCCAGCCCCCATCTTGGAAACGTCGACTACAGCAGGGACAAGTTCGAGATAGAGCTCTTCAAAAACGCCCTTAAAACGGAGGTTCCAGTCCTTGGAATAAGCAGAGGAATGCACATAATGAACGTTGCCACAGGAGGGAATCTCTACCAAGACCTCGCAAAGGAGATACCCAAGGCCATAAAACACGACTGGGACATCGGTAACACCAGTCCGTTCCAGCGGCTCCACAGCATAAGAATGAAGACATCCACCCACCTCTATGAGAGCCTGAAAGACAGCTTGAGCGTATCGAGCACGAACGAGGTCTTCCTCCAGGTCAACAGCTTCCACCACCAGGGCATAAAAAGGGTTGGAGAGGGCTTTAAACCCGTCGCCTTTTCAATAGATGGAATTCCCGAGGCAATTGAGATGGATGAGGGGTTCTACATTGGGGTTCAGTGGCGGCCAGAATACCTGGATGAGATGAATGGTCTTTACAAAGCGTTCATCGAAGCAGCTAGAGAAAGCCAGCGCCGCCGCATAAACAGAGAGAACATAGAGCTTGAAGAGCCAAAAAGCTAA
- a CDS encoding DUF1648 domain-containing protein translates to MVSLLAFLFGLSLTGVDIVTFTLLMLAGILVVIVAGFRIAKRAYEEEELSIQAPEKPGEVIRVNVRPYLLSQLLAMGVYFLLAALLWDKLPGRVAIHSNASGKPDSFASKTLGVLLFPLVVYPLFLAVTYFLQEPAFAPQLRFSERGWKAFAEFMTFMALGLVFLDALLLLYNAGYIPSGWIGYSVWVFLAVTFGMIFRLLRERGEGA, encoded by the coding sequence ATGGTTTCCCTCTTGGCCTTCCTCTTCGGGTTGTCCCTCACCGGTGTGGACATAGTGACCTTTACCCTCTTAATGCTGGCGGGCATCCTCGTTGTTATCGTGGCCGGATTCCGGATTGCAAAGAGGGCATATGAAGAGGAGGAACTCTCAATCCAGGCTCCAGAGAAGCCGGGAGAGGTAATCAGGGTCAATGTTAGGCCTTACCTCTTATCCCAGTTGCTGGCGATGGGGGTTTACTTCCTCCTTGCGGCCCTGCTGTGGGATAAACTGCCGGGGAGGGTTGCTATCCACTCCAACGCTTCCGGGAAGCCGGACAGCTTCGCCTCAAAGACCCTTGGTGTTCTATTGTTTCCCCTGGTGGTTTACCCGCTTTTCCTCGCTGTGACTTACTTCCTTCAGGAGCCGGCCTTCGCACCCCAGCTGAGGTTCAGTGAGAGGGGGTGGAAGGCCTTCGCGGAGTTCATGACCTTTATGGCCCTGGGGCTGGTCTTCTTGGATGCCCTACTCCTGCTCTACAACGCCGGATACATCCCGTCCGGTTGGATTGGATACTCGGTCTGGGTTTTCCTGGCCGTTACATTTGGGATGATCTTCAGGCTTTTGCGGGAGAGGGGGGAGGGAGCTTGA
- the rpsJ gene encoding 30S ribosomal protein S10, whose protein sequence is MQKARIKLASTDIKALNDVTDQIKQIAERTGVRMSGPIPLPTKRIRITTRKSPDGEGTATFDKFELRVHKRLVDIEADERAMRQIMRIRVPEDVTIEIELIS, encoded by the coding sequence ATGCAGAAGGCAAGGATTAAGCTTGCAAGCACGGACATTAAGGCCCTCAACGATGTCACAGACCAGATCAAGCAGATCGCCGAGAGAACCGGTGTCAGAATGAGCGGCCCAATACCGCTCCCGACCAAGAGGATAAGGATAACCACCAGAAAGAGCCCAGACGGAGAGGGCACCGCCACCTTTGACAAGTTCGAGCTTCGTGTTCACAAGAGGCTCGTCGACATCGAGGCGGATGAGAGGGCGATGCGCCAGATTATGCGCATCCGCGTTCCCGAGGATGTCACCATTGAGATCGAGCTCATCTCCTAA
- a CDS encoding PspC domain-containing protein: MGEYMEKRLVRSKKDRMFLGVLGGLAEYLNVDPTLVRLVFVILLVFNPVTMVILYLLAAIVIPEEGDVEEKPVEERLNDIMKEAEKVVSGESENELLKILAIVLILIGAMYLAVFALPALFLFRTPTGTNLLAILLILLGIILLFRGD; encoded by the coding sequence TTGGGTGAGTACATGGAGAAAAGGCTTGTGCGCTCAAAGAAGGACCGCATGTTCCTGGGCGTGTTGGGCGGCCTTGCTGAGTACCTGAACGTAGACCCAACCCTGGTTAGGCTGGTATTCGTTATACTCCTCGTTTTCAATCCGGTCACGATGGTGATACTCTATCTCTTGGCCGCCATCGTCATACCCGAGGAGGGGGATGTAGAGGAGAAACCCGTTGAGGAGAGGCTCAACGACATCATGAAAGAGGCGGAAAAGGTAGTCTCCGGAGAGTCGGAGAATGAACTCCTAAAAATCCTAGCGATCGTCCTCATCCTAATCGGTGCCATGTACCTTGCAGTTTTCGCGCTGCCAGCGCTCTTCCTATTCCGCACACCTACCGGAACAAACCTACTGGCTATCCTCCTGATACTGCTCGGGATAATCCTCCTTTTCAGGGGTGACTGA
- a CDS encoding radical SAM protein: MYIRPFDPWKAELCTCPFKYTLNVYTGCDHACVYCYITSYIPNAFRVRTKEGLLPKLERELRKFDRRYIIALSYSSDPYPTVEKELGVTRKVLELFRRYDVRCLLLTKSDIFERDLDVLSELKCAVGVTVTTVDERKTRLLEPNAPSPRDRIRALKKAKEAGIPVYARIDPIIPFYTWEDFDETLNALSFVSHITVSTLKLRQDSKKRMFAKFPELMKKLWPLYEKGERIGGYYYLPRELRFEILKEAEKKILENGITFGSCREGYRSFPSCDGSHLVP; this comes from the coding sequence ATGTACATAAGGCCCTTCGACCCCTGGAAGGCGGAGCTCTGTACCTGCCCCTTCAAGTACACGCTGAACGTCTACACCGGCTGCGACCATGCCTGCGTCTACTGCTACATAACAAGCTACATCCCAAACGCCTTCCGTGTGAGGACTAAAGAAGGCCTTCTGCCAAAGCTGGAGCGGGAGCTGAGGAAGTTCGACAGGCGATACATAATAGCCCTCTCGTACTCCTCAGACCCCTATCCCACCGTGGAAAAGGAACTGGGGGTAACGCGGAAGGTGCTGGAGCTCTTCAGGAGATACGATGTCAGGTGCCTTCTACTCACAAAGTCTGACATCTTCGAGCGTGATTTGGACGTTTTGAGCGAGCTGAAGTGTGCTGTGGGAGTAACGGTTACAACCGTCGATGAACGGAAGACTAGACTTCTGGAGCCGAACGCTCCCTCCCCACGAGACAGAATTCGGGCGCTCAAGAAGGCGAAGGAAGCCGGGATCCCAGTTTACGCTCGCATAGACCCAATAATCCCGTTCTACACCTGGGAAGATTTCGACGAGACCCTCAATGCACTCTCGTTCGTTAGTCACATAACCGTCTCAACCCTCAAGCTCCGTCAAGACTCGAAAAAGAGGATGTTCGCCAAGTTTCCAGAGCTGATGAAAAAGCTGTGGCCGCTCTACGAGAAGGGAGAACGCATCGGTGGTTATTACTACTTGCCGCGCGAGCTGAGGTTTGAGATACTGAAAGAGGCGGAGAAGAAAATTCTAGAAAATGGAATCACCTTTGGTTCGTGCCGGGAAGGCTATCGCTCGTTTCCGAGCTGTGACGGCTCGCACTTGGTTCCTTAG
- a CDS encoding PadR family transcriptional regulator, which translates to MLGKGEEKALKKLRKELRSGLYSFLVLSVLEREGELHGYAIRKRLEELSDGKLVPSEGALYDLLKSLRKLGLLRDSWAEVGGRPRKYYSITETGRRVLAQLRDEVKAIESVLGKLGGVE; encoded by the coding sequence TTGCTTGGAAAGGGCGAGGAGAAAGCACTCAAGAAGCTCAGAAAGGAGCTCCGCTCCGGCCTCTACTCATTTTTAGTGCTCTCAGTTCTTGAGAGGGAGGGCGAACTCCACGGCTACGCAATACGGAAGAGGCTGGAGGAGCTGAGCGATGGGAAATTAGTGCCGAGCGAAGGAGCATTGTACGACCTCCTGAAGAGCCTCAGGAAGCTCGGCCTCCTCCGGGACAGCTGGGCCGAAGTTGGGGGGAGGCCAAGGAAGTACTACTCCATCACAGAGACGGGAAGGAGAGTTCTTGCACAGCTCAGAGATGAGGTAAAAGCTATCGAGTCCGTTCTTGGGAAGCTGGGGGGAGTTGAATGA
- a CDS encoding family 4A encapsulin nanocompartment shell protein, with protein sequence MRGNLIRILSSVEEKANELKLDGYEPDVVLVGRKAYEFIREQVNEEFGGDEEVAELSGIRVRIVEELEGDAVVIDSKTLGMGLGGAKRFKVVL encoded by the coding sequence ATGAGAGGGAACCTGATAAGAATCTTGAGCTCTGTGGAAGAAAAGGCCAACGAGTTAAAGCTCGATGGCTATGAACCGGACGTTGTTCTGGTTGGCAGGAAGGCCTACGAATTCATTAGAGAGCAGGTGAACGAGGAGTTCGGCGGAGACGAGGAGGTGGCCGAGCTCTCTGGAATCAGAGTCAGGATCGTAGAGGAACTGGAGGGGGACGCCGTTGTCATAGACAGCAAAACCCTTGGCATGGGACTTGGGGGCGCCAAACGCTTCAAGGTTGTCCTATAA
- a CDS encoding triphosphoribosyl-dephospho-CoA synthase produces MERWRIVKAFTLGPLLEAVIPKPGNVNRFADFRDLSLYHFLFGNTAVLPVYYEAVETGELVRKGIIMPNEAGIGELIKRAVSESRKIQDANPNFGVITLSIPLMMGLAMARNIMEGPEKAAMLIRESTVRDTMELYRAIRIANPKGIPSGVKYDVYSNDAFRELFRDGINLWALAEMSCERELIFCEWINSYNLSYSTADLLVEELKKHSLEEAVVRVFLRILSEKVDTLIARKAGAEEAKAVMERAKRALRGEISLEEFDSFLREKGDLRNPGSIADIVAVATSLLVAAGLRVKVRNGKVFGVIGQP; encoded by the coding sequence ATGGAGCGCTGGAGAATCGTTAAGGCATTCACCCTTGGCCCACTGCTTGAAGCCGTTATCCCCAAGCCGGGCAACGTGAACCGCTTCGCCGACTTCAGGGATTTAAGTCTCTACCACTTCCTCTTCGGCAACACCGCGGTTCTCCCGGTGTACTACGAGGCGGTCGAAACTGGGGAACTCGTCAGGAAGGGTATTATCATGCCAAACGAAGCGGGTATCGGGGAGCTGATTAAAAGAGCCGTCTCCGAGTCGAGGAAGATCCAGGACGCAAACCCAAACTTCGGTGTGATAACGCTTTCCATTCCCCTCATGATGGGCCTTGCAATGGCCAGGAACATAATGGAGGGGCCTGAAAAAGCGGCCATGCTCATCAGGGAGTCAACTGTTAGGGACACGATGGAGCTTTACAGGGCGATAAGGATAGCCAACCCAAAAGGCATCCCCAGCGGGGTCAAATACGACGTTTACAGCAACGACGCATTCAGGGAACTCTTCCGCGACGGGATCAACCTCTGGGCCCTCGCCGAGATGAGCTGTGAAAGGGAGCTGATATTCTGTGAGTGGATTAACTCATACAACCTATCCTACTCCACCGCAGACCTTCTGGTCGAGGAACTGAAGAAACACTCCCTTGAGGAGGCAGTCGTTAGAGTCTTTTTGCGCATTCTGTCGGAAAAGGTGGACACCCTAATCGCCAGAAAAGCGGGGGCAGAAGAAGCCAAGGCTGTAATGGAACGCGCGAAGAGGGCCCTAAGGGGGGAGATAAGTCTAGAGGAGTTCGACTCCTTCCTGCGCGAGAAAGGCGATCTGAGGAACCCCGGGAGCATCGCGGACATAGTTGCTGTTGCGACGAGTCTCCTGGTGGCTGCGGGTCTGAGGGTCAAGGTCAGAAATGGAAAAGTCTTTGGGGTTATAGGACAACCTTGA
- a CDS encoding class I SAM-dependent methyltransferase, with protein sequence MSLEGLYKYARNYMEPNNEGARKRFKGLVEFFKNPDLPRGGRILDLCAGTGIVGTALAKATGARGLTLVDLRGEDLGRVCEWLEIGGVNVDVETVEGDIRELPELVGEHDIATLFGNTMIHFDPFDAVKIFSGVASVLSNDGVFMIEDTDRVYRFLYLVGYKEFFVEQRGEDYSLASVHEGYDIRRGTFRRSYYLLPGFKKVGTFDYHHWDLATQLAIGSIFFREYRMITPAEHGFSRVGHVLVFKGPKESL encoded by the coding sequence ATGTCCCTTGAGGGGCTCTACAAATACGCTAGGAACTACATGGAGCCGAACAACGAAGGCGCCCGAAAGAGGTTCAAAGGGCTCGTGGAGTTCTTCAAAAACCCCGACTTACCAAGGGGTGGGCGGATTCTCGATCTCTGTGCCGGGACTGGGATAGTGGGTACCGCCCTTGCCAAGGCAACGGGGGCTAGGGGTTTGACCCTCGTCGACCTCAGGGGAGAGGACCTTGGAAGGGTCTGCGAGTGGCTGGAAATTGGGGGGGTAAACGTCGACGTCGAGACCGTTGAAGGAGACATCCGGGAGCTTCCAGAGCTGGTGGGGGAGCATGACATAGCGACCCTCTTCGGGAACACAATGATACACTTCGACCCCTTTGATGCCGTGAAGATTTTCTCCGGCGTTGCCTCGGTTCTGAGCAATGACGGGGTTTTCATGATCGAGGACACGGACAGAGTCTACCGCTTCCTCTACCTCGTAGGATACAAGGAGTTCTTCGTGGAGCAGAGGGGAGAGGACTACAGCCTGGCCTCGGTACACGAGGGCTATGACATCAGACGGGGCACGTTCAGGAGGAGCTACTACCTGCTCCCGGGCTTCAAAAAGGTGGGAACTTTCGACTACCACCACTGGGATCTGGCAACCCAGCTCGCCATTGGAAGCATCTTCTTCAGGGAATACCGCATGATAACCCCCGCGGAACATGGCTTCTCCAGGGTGGGACACGTGCTGGTATTCAAAGGGCCTAAGGAAAGCTTATAA
- a CDS encoding YhfC family glutamic-type intramembrane protease: MYLPPFPILGGLLAWGTVYFLGFKKQKWAELILGGVAFLLAMVIQNPIQQFPLLGMGIRSNADVIARGTAFTLGVAIWVGIVAGFVQEGVKYLLVKDKGTRTALFVGLGFGITEVLFVAVTPIIAVAATGGKIDVPVFQALLSMVERYFAVLFHVGTTVYLAYAARNGFGKKGYLEMTVLHGFVDTLAAYGQLLFLESKELAMKFTTGLEVIFAVISIALIVYTLPFARIKEPEEETVIW; this comes from the coding sequence ATGTATCTCCCGCCGTTTCCCATCCTCGGCGGACTCCTGGCCTGGGGCACGGTTTATTTCCTCGGCTTCAAGAAGCAGAAATGGGCCGAGCTGATTCTCGGTGGAGTTGCCTTCCTTCTCGCAATGGTCATTCAGAACCCAATCCAGCAGTTCCCGCTCCTTGGAATGGGGATACGAAGCAACGCCGATGTGATTGCACGGGGGACGGCGTTTACTCTTGGCGTTGCCATCTGGGTGGGCATCGTCGCTGGCTTCGTCCAGGAGGGAGTTAAGTACCTCCTTGTCAAAGATAAGGGTACCAGAACGGCTCTATTCGTCGGCCTAGGCTTCGGGATTACCGAGGTTCTCTTCGTTGCAGTTACACCGATCATCGCAGTGGCAGCCACGGGAGGAAAAATCGACGTTCCGGTTTTCCAGGCGCTTCTCTCGATGGTAGAGCGCTACTTTGCGGTCCTCTTCCACGTCGGCACCACGGTTTACCTAGCTTACGCGGCCAGGAACGGCTTCGGGAAAAAGGGCTATCTTGAGATGACCGTCCTTCACGGCTTCGTTGATACGCTAGCGGCCTACGGTCAGCTGCTCTTCTTGGAAAGTAAAGAGCTGGCGATGAAGTTCACCACCGGTCTGGAGGTCATCTTTGCGGTCATATCAATAGCTTTAATCGTCTACACATTGCCATTTGCCAGGATAAAGGAACCCGAGGAAGAGACGGTAATCTGGTGA